Proteins encoded together in one Caldicellulosiruptor saccharolyticus DSM 8903 window:
- a CDS encoding flagellar FlbD family protein, translated as MIKLRRINNKEFVVNADFIEFVESTPDTVITLTNGVKLVVKESVDEVIEKVIEYKKKIFEGVIFNIQPMQKEYEE; from the coding sequence ATGATAAAATTGAGAAGGATAAACAACAAAGAGTTTGTGGTAAATGCCGATTTTATAGAGTTTGTGGAATCTACACCGGACACTGTTATAACTCTTACTAATGGAGTGAAGCTTGTTGTGAAAGAGTCTGTAGATGAGGTAATTGAAAAGGTTATTGAATATAAAAAGAAGATTTTTGAGGGCGTTATATTCAATATACAACCTATGCAAAAGGAGTATGAGGAATGA
- a CDS encoding TIGR02530 family flagellar biosynthesis protein codes for MTINRIGNINSNRLNNTKIERKENAQGFTDLLSQSLKISKHANERLQTQNINIDSSTLTKLEEAIKKAEQKGLKNDVLVLNGDIAYIVNIKNRVVVTVKDVNSLKDNIFTNIDGVLMI; via the coding sequence ATGACAATAAATAGGATTGGGAATATAAATTCCAATAGATTAAACAATACAAAAATTGAAAGGAAAGAAAATGCTCAAGGTTTCACTGACTTGCTTTCTCAAAGTCTTAAAATCTCCAAGCATGCAAACGAGAGACTTCAAACGCAGAATATCAATATTGATTCAAGTACTTTAACAAAGCTTGAGGAAGCTATTAAAAAGGCTGAACAAAAAGGTCTTAAGAACGATGTATTAGTTCTAAATGGTGATATTGCATACATTGTGAATATTAAAAACAGAGTAGTTGTAACTGTAAAAGATGTAAATAGCCTAAAAGATAATATCTTTACAAACATAGATGGGGTTTTGATGATATAA
- the fliG gene encoding flagellar motor switch protein FliG, with product MPRAGEISGKQKAAMLLIALGPERSARIFKHLKEEEIEELTLEIANIRTVSPEQKQAILEEFYNLCLAQEYIAEGGIDYAKEVLEKALGPEKAREVIEKLTVSLQVRPFDFIRKADASQILNFIQNEHPQTIALVISYLKPQQAAQVLASLPQEKQAEVARRIALMDRTSPDVIREVEKVLEKKLSSVVMQDYTVVGGIQAIVDILNSVDRGTEKRILEALELEDVELVEEIRKRMFVFEDIVKLDNRSIQRVLREVENNTLAIALKGTTEEVRRVIFSNMSKRMAEMIQEDMEYMGPVRIRDVEEAQQKIVNIIRKLEDAGEIVISRGGGDEIIV from the coding sequence ATGCCAAGAGCGGGGGAGATTTCCGGCAAGCAAAAAGCTGCAATGCTTTTGATAGCATTGGGGCCTGAACGATCTGCTCGAATCTTTAAACATTTAAAAGAAGAGGAAATAGAAGAGCTTACCTTAGAGATAGCAAATATAAGGACTGTTTCGCCTGAACAAAAACAGGCTATATTAGAAGAGTTTTATAACCTCTGCCTTGCCCAAGAGTATATTGCAGAGGGCGGTATTGACTATGCAAAAGAGGTCTTAGAAAAGGCGCTTGGCCCTGAAAAGGCAAGAGAGGTTATTGAGAAGTTGACCGTGTCTTTACAGGTCAGACCTTTTGATTTTATTCGCAAGGCTGATGCATCACAGATTCTCAACTTTATCCAAAATGAGCATCCACAGACAATTGCACTTGTTATCTCTTATTTAAAACCACAGCAGGCAGCACAAGTTTTAGCATCGCTTCCACAAGAGAAGCAAGCTGAAGTTGCAAGGCGAATTGCACTTATGGACAGGACCTCTCCAGATGTCATTCGTGAAGTTGAAAAGGTGCTTGAGAAAAAGCTGTCTTCTGTTGTGATGCAGGACTATACTGTTGTTGGCGGTATTCAAGCAATTGTTGATATTTTGAATTCAGTTGACAGAGGTACAGAAAAAAGGATATTAGAAGCTTTAGAGCTCGAGGATGTTGAACTTGTTGAAGAGATTAGAAAACGCATGTTTGTATTTGAAGACATTGTCAAGCTTGACAACAGGTCCATTCAAAGAGTTCTGCGTGAGGTTGAGAACAATACACTTGCAATTGCTCTCAAAGGCACAACTGAAGAGGTCAGACGTGTCATATTTAGCAATATGTCAAAGCGTATGGCTGAGATGATTCAAGAAGATATGGAATACATGGGTCCTGTTAGAATACGCGATGTTGAAGAGGCGCAGCAAAAGATTGTCAATATAATAAGAAAGCTTGAAGATGCTGGCGAGATTGTTATATCTCGTGGCGGGGGAGATGAGATAATTGTCTAA
- a CDS encoding flagellar hook capping FlgD N-terminal domain-containing protein: MADTSINNLTGVLSQSSRISSSQSSSNNTLGKQEFLNLLVTQLRYQDPLKPMEDKEFVAQLAQFSALEQMQNLNESFELIKAQNMIGRYVVATNPSDTSKTVEGRVDSIRVDGSKIYLKVNGVEVTTENIKQIYHTYAEEVLSDIMTKVPTKDDLLNILDSLQKGEDSK; the protein is encoded by the coding sequence ATGGCAGATACAAGTATTAATAATTTAACAGGGGTTTTGTCACAAAGCTCAAGAATATCTTCTTCTCAGTCTTCATCAAACAATACACTTGGCAAACAGGAGTTTTTAAACCTTTTGGTGACACAGCTAAGATACCAAGACCCGTTAAAACCAATGGAAGATAAAGAATTTGTTGCCCAGCTTGCCCAGTTTTCCGCACTTGAACAGATGCAAAATCTAAATGAGTCGTTTGAACTTATAAAAGCTCAGAATATGATAGGAAGGTATGTTGTTGCTACAAACCCCTCTGATACTTCAAAAACAGTAGAAGGAAGGGTTGACAGTATCAGAGTAGATGGGAGTAAGATATATCTTAAAGTAAATGGAGTTGAGGTAACTACAGAAAATATCAAGCAGATTTATCACACATATGCTGAAGAGGTTTTGTCAGATATAATGACCAAGGTTCCAACAAAAGATGATCTTCTGAACATCTTAGACTCCTTGCAAAAAGGAGAAGACTCAAAATGA
- the fliF gene encoding flagellar basal-body MS-ring/collar protein FliF → MPQFLNDFLKRIKERLDKLSKSQKIMLIVSSSIIILSVIIALYVTTRPHYVVLFSGLDPKDAAQIQQTLLEQKIDSKVTNGGTTILVKDTDIDKAKMVAALSGYPKSSEITFEDALKLSSSMTATESDKRRTFIKLKESEIQRALKEMTDYIDDAVVNLSVPEDYTFALKDETTKPTASVKLTLKKSLSSDQIEGIQRFVAASVEGLLPENVVIIDNKGNYLSDNSFDSSEGISSKQLQIKIATKNEIERKVKELLGNYVSSPEDVKVSVNLDMNFDMQKVSETKYSPVLEDGGIVVSRKTTKEEAQSTNAGANGIPGTDTNPTQNNPQYPLSSQGGQSSYSKTDETVNYQNNEKKIETIKAPGTINYDKSSIAVVLYRYVTYRQEDYEKSNQAKTMSWDEFKLQNQNNKRSFLTDQKEVENIVNLVKSATGIQNVTVEGYEIPTFVDKPQRQIPLDYIYVAFAFLLLMAFAISLLIKSLKVKPAKQVELAGVGGVSIPSEQEKVEEILQEAQKKKEEQPIEEINIEEFGVSQYEKQIDKLLREKPEVVAQLLRNWLNEDWE, encoded by the coding sequence TTGCCTCAATTTTTAAATGATTTTTTAAAGAGGATAAAAGAGAGGTTAGACAAACTTTCTAAATCGCAGAAAATAATGCTTATTGTATCATCTTCTATAATCATATTATCGGTAATAATTGCTCTTTACGTTACTACACGACCTCATTATGTAGTTCTTTTTTCAGGCCTTGATCCAAAGGATGCAGCGCAGATCCAACAAACTCTTCTTGAACAAAAGATTGATTCAAAGGTGACAAATGGTGGTACAACTATTTTAGTAAAAGATACTGATATTGATAAAGCTAAAATGGTGGCAGCACTTTCTGGTTATCCTAAAAGTAGTGAGATTACATTTGAAGATGCTCTGAAGCTTTCAAGCTCAATGACAGCGACAGAGTCGGACAAGAGGAGAACGTTTATAAAACTAAAAGAGAGCGAAATTCAAAGGGCTTTAAAGGAGATGACTGATTACATAGACGATGCAGTTGTGAACTTGAGTGTGCCTGAAGACTATACATTTGCCTTAAAGGATGAGACTACAAAACCCACTGCAAGTGTGAAACTCACACTCAAAAAAAGTTTGTCAAGCGACCAGATAGAAGGCATTCAAAGATTTGTTGCTGCCTCGGTAGAAGGACTTTTACCTGAGAATGTGGTAATAATTGATAATAAAGGAAATTACCTTTCTGATAACTCATTTGATAGCAGCGAAGGAATTTCAAGCAAACAGCTCCAGATAAAGATTGCAACCAAGAATGAAATAGAAAGAAAGGTAAAAGAACTTCTTGGAAACTATGTAAGCTCACCTGAGGATGTAAAGGTTTCCGTAAATTTAGATATGAATTTTGATATGCAAAAGGTAAGCGAAACAAAGTATAGCCCTGTTTTAGAGGACGGTGGGATAGTTGTCTCAAGAAAGACAACTAAGGAAGAGGCACAAAGTACAAATGCAGGGGCAAATGGTATACCAGGTACTGATACAAACCCCACTCAAAATAATCCCCAATACCCACTTAGCAGTCAAGGTGGGCAATCTTCATATTCAAAGACTGATGAGACAGTAAATTACCAAAATAATGAAAAAAAGATTGAGACAATTAAAGCACCTGGTACAATCAACTATGACAAGTCATCAATTGCAGTTGTGCTCTATAGATATGTTACTTACAGACAGGAAGACTATGAAAAGTCTAATCAGGCGAAAACAATGAGCTGGGACGAGTTTAAGCTTCAAAACCAGAACAACAAAAGGTCATTTTTAACAGACCAAAAAGAGGTTGAGAATATTGTAAACCTTGTAAAAAGCGCAACAGGGATTCAAAATGTCACAGTTGAAGGATATGAAATTCCAACATTTGTTGACAAACCACAAAGGCAGATTCCACTTGATTATATCTATGTTGCGTTTGCATTTTTACTTTTGATGGCGTTTGCTATTAGTCTTTTGATAAAATCTCTCAAGGTCAAACCTGCAAAACAGGTTGAACTTGCAGGGGTGGGTGGAGTAAGTATACCTTCAGAACAAGAGAAGGTTGAAGAGATTTTACAAGAGGCACAGAAGAAGAAAGAAGAGCAGCCAATTGAAGAGATAAATATAGAGGAATTTGGTGTAAGCCAGTATGAAAAGCAGATAGATAAGCTTCTTCGCGAAAAGCCGGAGGTTGTTGCTCAGCTTCTAAGAAACTGGCTTAATGAAGATTGGGAGTGA
- a CDS encoding flagellar hook protein FlgE yields MMRSMFSSITSLRAHQTRMDVIGDNIANVNTVGFKSSRVTFASVFASVIKAASAPDTTSGRGGSNPMQIGLGVSVASVDMNMTRGSLQRTDNPTDLAIEGDGFFVVGGDGRAPRFTRAGNFSLDKMGNLVTANGLNVLGWMADPVNNQIDTTKSPSKINILAYPTLAPKATDKISFDGNLSADTVAYTGQIAKYEDLLNVPADSKYSMSFKVYDSQGKEHTLQLIFVKNGNNQWEWFVDAPRVKKNIGTAEVYAYVDDMIDANNNYDEFIARGTITFGQAGKVFDDENTPNVEGIQITGGRVYDSANGTFTINFVGNAVNPITFKVNSSQFDVNDNTNIAFFLKNLTQFGNMDSSIRVAQMTGYSAGSLQGFNIDATGKITGIYSNGLNQLIGQIAIATFANPAGLQRIGDNLYINTVNSGDPEIGTPGSGSRGTISQGTLEMSNVDLAKEFTDMIVTQRGYQANARVITASDELLQDLVNIKR; encoded by the coding sequence ATGATGAGGTCAATGTTTTCGTCAATAACTTCTCTTCGTGCGCACCAGACTAGAATGGATGTTATTGGTGATAATATTGCCAATGTCAATACAGTAGGTTTTAAATCAAGCAGGGTGACATTTGCATCTGTTTTTGCCTCTGTCATAAAAGCAGCTTCTGCACCTGATACAACCTCTGGCAGGGGCGGTTCAAACCCGATGCAAATAGGGCTTGGTGTTTCTGTTGCCTCTGTTGATATGAATATGACAAGAGGAAGCCTACAGAGAACAGATAATCCGACAGATTTGGCAATCGAAGGAGATGGATTTTTTGTGGTTGGTGGTGATGGGAGGGCACCACGTTTTACAAGAGCAGGAAACTTTAGTTTAGATAAGATGGGAAATTTAGTAACAGCAAATGGGCTGAATGTACTTGGGTGGATGGCAGACCCTGTTAATAATCAGATTGATACAACAAAAAGTCCTTCAAAGATAAACATATTAGCTTATCCTACTTTGGCACCTAAAGCAACTGACAAGATTAGTTTTGATGGTAATTTGAGTGCTGATACTGTTGCGTATACAGGGCAGATTGCTAAGTATGAAGACCTACTCAATGTTCCTGCTGATAGTAAATATTCAATGAGCTTTAAAGTTTATGATTCTCAAGGAAAAGAACATACTCTGCAGCTGATATTTGTCAAAAATGGCAACAATCAATGGGAATGGTTTGTTGATGCGCCACGAGTGAAGAAAAATATTGGCACTGCAGAGGTATATGCTTATGTTGACGATATGATAGATGCAAACAACAATTATGATGAGTTTATAGCAAGAGGGACTATAACATTTGGTCAAGCAGGAAAGGTATTTGACGATGAGAATACTCCTAATGTTGAGGGAATACAAATTACAGGCGGGAGAGTATACGATAGTGCAAATGGAACATTTACAATTAACTTTGTTGGAAATGCAGTTAACCCGATTACATTCAAAGTGAATAGCTCACAATTTGATGTAAATGATAATACAAACATAGCATTCTTCTTAAAAAATCTCACACAATTTGGTAATATGGACAGTTCAATCAGAGTTGCTCAGATGACAGGATATTCGGCAGGAAGCTTGCAAGGTTTTAATATTGATGCAACAGGCAAGATAACAGGAATTTATTCAAACGGTTTAAATCAGCTAATTGGTCAAATTGCAATTGCCACGTTTGCAAATCCTGCAGGGCTTCAGAGGATAGGTGATAATCTTTATATAAACACTGTAAACTCAGGGGACCCTGAGATAGGGACGCCTGGTTCAGGTTCACGTGGAACAATTTCACAGGGTACCTTAGAGATGTCAAATGTTGATTTGGCAAAAGAGTTTACTGACATGATTGTCACACAAAGAGGCTATCAGGCAAATGCGAGAGTAATCACTGCTTCTGATGAGCTGTTGCAGGATTTGGTCAATATTAAGAGATAA
- a CDS encoding flagellar hook-length control protein FliK: MDTALMKLNNLFFEASSNKVAKTEQNLQNNSSLSFRKIFNSVTKKSDKVRDDNQKTEKNSDGEKFVAMSNFRLPRVIVHGDKKNENVQNQDGFETLQGAQKIDSKGDGQLSGIILNLILSLLQNIPDQHSKLMQETINSINHKDFPSVEDIKKALNLLEALNSKAVGQDKVLNELFTLTNRISKDNDNPENVAIEDLVAHLIFQSNNTLTLSLEGADNLGDKVGVKNGLFEILKSIFQKIDEKTDTSDHFVVASGNSASDFIKDVIQFLSKSIKSSKQFINATEDSVNLKDVLLKSEEVLKNLVSKGADNSESLQRILLNNIYTDSDIQSNGKVGLQIDNKLENKDQGQDVNQLFYRASFQHNNNAISTMDVRDNNNAVKALKFSIIEQMAEKISFIHKQNMTTLTVAIKPEWLGNVVIELNKDLHGNITGNIFVSSPHVKEIVESSLGNLLTILKDQGINISQLNVSLGNSSGNQQFQNQQRSSQKQYSFVHTDDAVDTIESLVYEISENVLNLRA; this comes from the coding sequence TTGGATACGGCTTTGATGAAGCTAAATAATCTGTTTTTTGAAGCTTCAAGTAACAAGGTTGCAAAAACTGAACAAAATCTACAGAACAATAGCTCATTGTCTTTTAGAAAAATTTTTAATAGTGTAACAAAAAAGAGTGATAAGGTAAGAGATGATAATCAAAAAACTGAAAAAAACAGTGACGGTGAGAAATTTGTTGCGATGTCAAATTTTAGGTTGCCCAGAGTAATAGTTCATGGTGATAAGAAAAATGAAAATGTTCAAAACCAAGATGGATTTGAAACTTTGCAAGGTGCTCAAAAAATAGACTCAAAAGGAGATGGGCAGCTTTCAGGTATAATACTCAATCTAATCTTGAGCTTATTACAAAATATACCAGACCAACACAGTAAATTGATGCAAGAGACTATAAACAGCATCAATCACAAGGATTTTCCTTCTGTTGAAGACATAAAAAAGGCTTTAAATCTTTTAGAAGCTTTAAATTCAAAAGCAGTAGGTCAGGATAAAGTTTTAAATGAGCTTTTTACTCTTACTAATCGAATAAGTAAGGATAATGATAATCCTGAAAACGTTGCTATTGAAGATCTTGTTGCACATTTGATTTTTCAAAGCAATAATACTCTAACTTTGTCACTTGAAGGTGCTGACAATCTGGGTGACAAAGTTGGAGTGAAAAATGGTCTTTTTGAGATTTTGAAAAGCATCTTTCAGAAAATTGATGAAAAAACAGATACTTCTGACCATTTTGTCGTGGCAAGTGGGAATTCAGCCTCTGACTTTATTAAAGATGTAATACAGTTTCTTTCTAAAAGTATCAAAAGTTCTAAGCAGTTTATAAACGCAACTGAAGATTCAGTTAATCTAAAGGATGTACTTTTAAAATCTGAAGAAGTGCTTAAAAATCTTGTATCTAAAGGTGCAGACAATAGTGAAAGCCTACAGAGGATATTGTTAAATAATATCTACACAGACTCAGACATCCAAAGCAACGGAAAAGTTGGGCTGCAGATAGACAACAAGCTTGAAAATAAAGACCAAGGCCAAGATGTTAACCAATTATTTTACAGAGCTTCTTTCCAGCATAACAATAATGCCATTTCTACTATGGATGTAAGGGACAATAACAATGCTGTAAAGGCTTTGAAGTTTTCCATAATTGAGCAGATGGCTGAAAAGATTTCGTTTATCCACAAGCAAAACATGACAACTTTGACAGTAGCTATAAAGCCAGAGTGGCTTGGCAATGTTGTAATTGAGCTAAATAAGGATTTGCATGGTAATATTACAGGAAATATTTTTGTAAGCTCACCACATGTTAAAGAGATTGTGGAGAGTTCACTTGGGAATCTTCTTACAATCTTAAAAGACCAGGGAATAAATATTTCGCAGCTGAATGTAAGCCTTGGCAACAGTAGTGGCAATCAACAATTCCAAAATCAGCAAAGATCTTCGCAAAAACAGTATTCGTTTGTTCACACAGATGATGCTGTAGATACTATAGAAAGTTTGGTATATGAGATTAGTGAAAATGTGTTAAACTTAAGAGCATGA
- the fliI gene encoding flagellar protein export ATPase FliI, with translation MFERLKTKIESTNFYQFTGFVNQVIGLTIESIGPAVSIGTLCKIKTAKSETLAEVVGFKENKVLLMPYSDLVGIFPGCKVIAQDSIFEVKVGEELLGRILDGLGQPIDGKGEIKSKIKYPVENRAPNPLERPRIDSVMPLGIKAIDALITIGKGQRVGIFAGSGVGKSTLLGMIARNAKADVNVLALIGERGRELKEFLEKDLKEEGLKRSVVIVATSDESALKRVKAAYVAMAIAEYFRDQGMDVLFMMDSLTRFAMAQREIGLAIGEPPVSRGYTPSVFSIMPKLLERAGKNQKGSITALYTVLVDGDDFNEPITDTARGILDGHIVLSRSIANKNHYPAIDVLASISRVMNDIVSPEHKEVANETKRILATYKEAEDLITIGAYTKGTNSEIDRAIDLMPRINEFLRQDVDESFEFEQELEMLKSIIS, from the coding sequence ATGTTTGAAAGATTGAAAACAAAAATAGAGAGTACGAATTTTTACCAGTTTACTGGTTTTGTAAATCAGGTTATAGGGCTGACAATCGAGTCTATAGGTCCTGCTGTCAGTATTGGCACGCTTTGCAAAATAAAAACAGCAAAGTCAGAGACATTGGCAGAGGTTGTAGGGTTTAAAGAAAACAAGGTGCTTTTGATGCCGTATTCTGACCTTGTAGGTATCTTTCCAGGTTGCAAAGTCATTGCACAAGACAGTATTTTTGAGGTCAAAGTAGGAGAGGAGCTTTTGGGCAGAATTTTAGATGGGCTTGGACAGCCAATTGACGGCAAAGGTGAAATAAAATCTAAAATAAAATATCCTGTTGAAAACAGAGCGCCAAACCCTCTTGAAAGGCCGAGGATAGATTCAGTAATGCCACTTGGGATAAAGGCGATAGACGCTCTGATCACAATTGGCAAAGGCCAAAGAGTGGGAATATTTGCAGGAAGTGGCGTTGGCAAAAGTACACTTCTTGGCATGATAGCAAGAAATGCAAAGGCTGACGTGAATGTTTTGGCTCTAATTGGTGAGAGAGGGAGAGAGCTTAAAGAGTTTTTGGAAAAGGATTTAAAAGAAGAGGGGTTAAAGAGGTCTGTTGTGATTGTTGCAACTTCTGATGAGTCAGCGCTAAAGAGGGTTAAGGCTGCTTATGTTGCAATGGCAATTGCCGAGTACTTTCGCGACCAGGGCATGGATGTTCTATTTATGATGGACTCACTTACACGATTTGCGATGGCACAAAGGGAGATTGGTCTTGCTATCGGTGAGCCACCTGTTTCAAGAGGCTATACTCCCTCTGTCTTTAGTATAATGCCAAAACTTTTAGAACGAGCAGGTAAGAATCAAAAAGGGTCTATTACAGCTCTTTATACAGTACTTGTTGACGGAGATGATTTTAATGAGCCAATTACTGATACAGCAAGGGGTATTTTGGACGGGCATATAGTTTTGTCGAGGTCGATTGCGAACAAAAATCACTATCCTGCAATAGATGTACTTGCAAGTATCAGCAGGGTAATGAATGACATAGTAAGCCCTGAGCACAAAGAGGTGGCAAATGAGACAAAGCGGATTTTGGCAACTTATAAAGAAGCTGAGGATTTGATTACAATTGGTGCTTACACAAAAGGTACAAATAGCGAGATAGACAGGGCGATTGATCTCATGCCGCGGATAAATGAATTTTTAAGACAAGATGTTGACGAGAGTTTCGAATTTGAACAGGAGCTTGAGATGTTAAAGAGTATTATTTCTTAA
- a CDS encoding FliH/SctL family protein, with product MIRSNQVLIQNPVETNYKVILEKLIKAKAEIEHYEQKLKEQQEEFKRQQEQNEAFRKEAEEVLEKAKEEAKRIIKEAETQAEQIKKEAFEKGFNDGLSQGLAAAETEYQKRLQEIEMLKMQVLAERERILKDAQNELMILVPRIVEKVVENEARDKEFLKDFIKNAISQLSIKYGLVIRTSEEDFEYVKQNLDEILRGVEGVDKVEVKVDKALSFGDIVIETPYGFVETGIKTRLEKLQEIVFSIIGD from the coding sequence GTGATTAGAAGTAATCAAGTGCTAATCCAAAATCCTGTTGAGACAAACTACAAGGTAATTTTAGAAAAGCTTATAAAGGCGAAAGCAGAGATTGAACACTATGAACAAAAATTAAAGGAACAGCAAGAGGAATTCAAACGGCAGCAAGAGCAGAATGAAGCGTTTAGAAAAGAAGCAGAAGAAGTCTTAGAAAAGGCAAAAGAAGAAGCAAAGAGGATTATAAAAGAAGCAGAGACTCAGGCAGAACAAATTAAAAAAGAGGCTTTTGAAAAAGGGTTTAATGATGGTTTGAGCCAGGGATTGGCAGCAGCTGAGACAGAATATCAAAAAAGACTGCAAGAGATAGAAATGCTGAAAATGCAGGTTTTGGCCGAGCGTGAAAGAATACTAAAAGATGCTCAAAATGAATTAATGATTCTTGTACCAAGAATTGTAGAAAAGGTTGTGGAAAATGAGGCACGAGATAAGGAATTTTTGAAAGATTTTATCAAAAATGCCATTTCTCAGCTTTCAATAAAATATGGTTTAGTTATAAGGACAAGTGAAGAAGATTTTGAGTATGTGAAGCAAAACTTAGATGAGATTTTAAGGGGAGTTGAAGGTGTTGACAAAGTAGAAGTAAAAGTTGACAAGGCACTTTCATTTGGTGACATTGTGATCGAAACACCTTATGGATTTGTCGAGACAGGGATAAAAACAAGGCTTGAAAAGCTTCAAGAGATAGTCTTTTCAATAATAGGTGATTGA
- the fliJ gene encoding flagellar export protein FliJ: MKKFRFEQILKIKQQLEEIKKSELAHQNEILKGYIEKKLEFEERLNEAKEELKGLYMGVFFPNEVRSYSQFMENLKKRIDIQNQLIYYQQAKVEEKKRELIHSMIEKKKYEKLKEKHLINLVNELKQLENKELDGIISYKIYKSLGDDSGR, translated from the coding sequence ATGAAAAAATTCAGGTTTGAGCAGATTTTAAAGATTAAACAGCAGTTAGAGGAGATAAAGAAGAGCGAACTTGCGCACCAGAATGAGATTTTAAAAGGGTATATAGAAAAAAAGCTTGAGTTTGAGGAGAGGTTAAATGAGGCAAAGGAAGAGCTAAAAGGCCTTTACATGGGTGTATTTTTTCCAAACGAGGTGAGATCCTACTCTCAGTTCATGGAAAATCTAAAGAAGAGGATAGATATTCAAAATCAGCTTATATATTATCAGCAAGCGAAGGTTGAAGAGAAGAAGAGGGAACTTATACATAGCATGATAGAAAAGAAAAAGTATGAGAAGCTAAAAGAAAAGCATCTTATAAATCTTGTCAATGAGCTGAAACAGCTTGAAAACAAGGAACTAGATGGAATTATTTCATACAAAATCTACAAGAGCTTGGGTGATGATAGTGGCAGATAA
- a CDS encoding MotE family protein, with amino-acid sequence MIVADKVNVQEVKAEKKQEIKKKKRGKRFLIIILVLLLLGGASFATVYLNLFGAKTAIDTLLKKIPFAQKTVQTQKVDFEKVYKEQIAGLEKQNKDLQNKLNQLQKENSNLQKQIQDLTTRLNDMVAKQTDTSNKAKDFSGYLQNMDSRKAAKILENLLDTNVEVAALVLQNIPSETASEILSNIPSEKTIKLLGISNSSSSSATQDISSLVDIYKNIDSKIAASIFENMMNDKVKYRLVLNILKRLDTKTSSQIISNMKPENAAKVTADLSALK; translated from the coding sequence ATGATAGTGGCAGATAAGGTAAATGTTCAAGAGGTAAAGGCTGAAAAAAAGCAAGAAATTAAAAAAAAGAAAAGAGGAAAACGTTTTTTAATAATTATATTAGTTTTGTTGCTATTAGGAGGAGCTTCTTTTGCGACTGTATACCTTAACCTATTTGGAGCAAAAACAGCTATTGATACCTTGCTTAAAAAAATACCTTTTGCCCAAAAAACTGTCCAAACACAAAAAGTGGACTTTGAAAAGGTCTACAAAGAGCAGATAGCTGGGCTTGAAAAACAGAACAAGGATTTACAGAACAAGCTAAACCAGCTTCAGAAAGAGAATTCGAATTTGCAAAAGCAGATACAGGACCTAACAACAAGGCTAAATGACATGGTGGCAAAACAAACAGATACTTCAAATAAGGCCAAAGATTTTTCAGGTTATCTGCAAAACATGGACTCAAGAAAGGCTGCAAAGATATTGGAAAATCTTTTAGACACCAATGTTGAGGTAGCAGCCTTGGTTTTACAAAATATTCCTTCGGAAACTGCCTCTGAGATACTATCAAATATTCCGTCTGAAAAGACGATAAAATTATTAGGGATTTCAAATTCCTCAAGCTCTTCAGCAACTCAAGATATTTCGAGCCTTGTTGATATTTACAAGAACATTGATTCAAAGATTGCAGCCTCTATTTTTGAAAATATGATGAACGACAAGGTAAAATACCGGCTTGTATTGAATATTCTAAAACGCCTTGACACGAAAACCTCTTCACAGATAATTAGTAATATGAAGCCCGAAAATGCTGCAAAGGTGACGGCCGACCTTTCAGCATTAAAATAA